From the genome of Variovorax sp. RA8, one region includes:
- a CDS encoding CDP-alcohol phosphatidyltransferase family protein, whose translation MLTRSPDAPARGATRLAALRRDAWREALPCFLLLAALAALLGHLGEFGPWFQLKSLAVFATAFALVLAGLAAHAPNTRFGAANRVTLARLALIALLAALIGEPADDAVAWGSIVVATSAALLDALDGPLARRGGLASDFGARFDMETDALLVLVLSLLVVHFGKAGAWIVAVGLMRYAFILAARPWPWLARALPLSGRRKTVCVVQITSLIVCLGPIIALPWSRALAAASLALLAASFAIDVAWLLRRRDVPPETAT comes from the coding sequence ATGCTCACGCGATCCCCTGATGCACCTGCGCGCGGCGCAACACGCCTGGCCGCACTGCGCCGCGATGCCTGGCGCGAGGCCCTCCCCTGCTTCCTCTTGTTGGCGGCGCTGGCCGCCTTGCTGGGCCACCTGGGCGAGTTCGGTCCCTGGTTCCAGCTCAAGTCGCTGGCCGTGTTCGCCACGGCCTTCGCTCTGGTACTGGCAGGCCTTGCCGCGCACGCGCCGAACACGCGCTTCGGTGCCGCCAACCGGGTGACGCTGGCGCGCCTGGCGCTGATCGCGCTGCTGGCCGCGCTGATCGGCGAGCCGGCCGACGACGCCGTGGCCTGGGGCAGCATCGTGGTCGCCACCAGCGCCGCGCTGCTCGATGCGCTCGACGGCCCGCTGGCGCGCCGCGGCGGCCTGGCCAGCGACTTCGGCGCGCGCTTCGACATGGAAACGGATGCGCTGCTGGTGCTGGTGCTGTCGCTGCTGGTCGTGCATTTCGGCAAGGCCGGCGCCTGGATCGTGGCGGTAGGCCTGATGCGCTATGCCTTCATACTGGCCGCGCGGCCCTGGCCCTGGCTGGCGCGCGCGCTGCCGCTCAGCGGGCGGCGCAAGACGGTGTGCGTCGTGCAGATCACCAGCCTTATCGTGTGCCTGGGCCCGATCATCGCGTTGCCTTGGAGCCGCGCCCTCGCGGCCGCGAGCCTCGCCCTGCTGGCGGCTTCCTTCGCAATCGACGTCGCATGGCTGCTGCGCCGACGGGACGTTCCACCGGAGACTGCGACATGA
- a CDS encoding class I SAM-dependent methyltransferase, with product MTGFSAEWLALREPFDLAARAGSAATLDLRGMATRMRRDARPLDVLDLACGTGANLRALAPCLGGAQRWLLVDHDPRLLAALPGVFAQWSRAQGLVVRAGIECLLIEGPDWNAEVRWRRADLASALDTVPFADAQLVTAAALLDLVSASWLDALFERVRKANAAMFLALSVDGRVNWTPVVEGDELVHQLFAAHQRRDKGFGPALGGEAPAMAAARLTAMDYRVTRSCSDWHIEEMTMLQAMIDGMGSAALEQDPSAYALIQAWQAQRRVSAPRSCLHVGHVDLLMLPA from the coding sequence ATGACAGGCTTCAGCGCCGAGTGGCTGGCACTGCGCGAACCGTTCGATCTTGCGGCGCGCGCCGGATCGGCTGCGACGCTGGACCTGCGCGGCATGGCGACCCGGATGCGCCGCGATGCCCGGCCGCTCGATGTCCTGGACCTGGCTTGCGGCACCGGCGCCAATCTGCGTGCGCTGGCGCCCTGTTTGGGCGGCGCGCAGCGCTGGCTGCTGGTCGACCATGATCCGCGGCTTCTGGCTGCGCTGCCCGGCGTTTTCGCGCAGTGGTCGCGCGCGCAGGGGCTGGTCGTGCGTGCTGGCATCGAGTGCCTTCTCATCGAAGGGCCGGATTGGAATGCAGAGGTGCGATGGCGGCGCGCCGATCTCGCGAGCGCGCTGGATACCGTGCCTTTCGCGGACGCACAGCTCGTCACCGCCGCTGCGCTGCTGGACCTGGTGTCCGCATCCTGGCTCGATGCGCTGTTCGAGCGGGTGCGAAAGGCGAACGCGGCGATGTTCCTTGCCCTCAGCGTCGATGGGCGCGTGAACTGGACGCCCGTTGTCGAAGGCGATGAGCTCGTCCACCAACTGTTTGCGGCGCACCAGCGTCGCGACAAGGGCTTCGGGCCCGCGCTCGGAGGCGAAGCTCCGGCGATGGCGGCAGCTCGCCTGACTGCAATGGACTACCGTGTCACTCGGTCGTGCAGCGATTGGCACATCGAGGAGATGACCATGCTGCAGGCCATGATCGACGGCATGGGCAGCGCTGCGCTGGAACAGGATCCGAGCGCGTACGCGCTCATTCAGGCGTGGCAGGCGCAACGGCGGGTGTCAGCGCCGCGCAGTTGCCTGCACGTGGGGCATGTCGACCTTCTGATGCTGCCGGCGTAG
- a CDS encoding zinc-dependent alcohol dehydrogenase, whose translation MPANPSRVAPGESRACWVEAPGRAGLRQAVLAGPGPGEVLVRALHSGISRGTELLVFRGEVPESEYERMRAPFQEGSFPAPLKYGYASVGVVEQGPQALLGRTVFCLYPHQTRYVVPAEAVHPLPEGLTPARAVLAANMETAVNALWDAAPRIGDRVAVVGAGVVGLLAAWLAGRVPGCEVELIDTNTERRAVAERLGLVFASPQRARPDADLVIHASGNAEGLATALRLAAFEATVLEMSWYGRQAVTLPLGEAFHSRRLTLRSSQVGHVALPQRARWSHGRRLALALALLRDPALDALMTDAAPFDELPAVLARLAAGAPQTLCHRIDYP comes from the coding sequence ATGCCAGCAAATCCATCTCGCGTCGCCCCGGGCGAGTCCCGGGCCTGCTGGGTCGAGGCGCCGGGCCGCGCCGGCCTGCGACAGGCCGTGCTGGCCGGGCCGGGCCCGGGAGAGGTGCTGGTGCGCGCGCTGCACAGCGGCATCAGCCGCGGGACCGAACTGCTGGTGTTTCGCGGCGAGGTGCCCGAGAGCGAGTACGAGCGCATGCGCGCGCCTTTCCAGGAAGGCAGCTTCCCTGCGCCGCTCAAGTACGGGTATGCCAGCGTCGGCGTGGTCGAGCAGGGGCCGCAGGCGCTGCTGGGGCGCACGGTGTTCTGCCTTTATCCGCACCAGACCCGCTACGTGGTGCCGGCCGAGGCGGTGCACCCGCTGCCCGAAGGCCTGACGCCTGCGCGCGCCGTGCTGGCGGCCAACATGGAGACGGCCGTCAACGCGCTGTGGGACGCGGCGCCGCGCATCGGCGATCGCGTCGCCGTGGTGGGCGCGGGCGTGGTGGGGCTTTTGGCGGCCTGGCTGGCCGGACGCGTGCCGGGCTGCGAGGTCGAGCTCATCGACACGAATACCGAGCGCCGTGCGGTGGCCGAGCGGCTGGGCCTCGTCTTCGCGAGCCCGCAGCGCGCGCGTCCCGATGCGGACCTGGTCATCCATGCCAGCGGCAACGCCGAGGGGCTCGCGACCGCGCTGCGGCTCGCCGCCTTCGAGGCCACGGTGCTCGAGATGAGCTGGTACGGCCGGCAGGCCGTCACGCTGCCGCTGGGCGAGGCGTTCCACTCGCGGCGGCTCACGCTCAGGAGCTCGCAAGTGGGGCACGTCGCGCTGCCGCAGCGGGCGCGCTGGAGCCATGGCCGCCGGCTGGCGCTGGCGCTGGCGCTGCTGCGCGATCCGGCGCTCGACGCGCTGATGACCGATGCAGCGCCCTTCGACGAGCTGCCGGCGGTGCTGGCACGCCTGGCCGCGGGCGCGCCGCAGACCTTGTGCCATCGCATCGACTATCCCTGA
- a CDS encoding RibD family protein: MNARNLRPPLMQAPLTLPGIDALWPLCLEIVRHRRGLGPRPVSDATRPFTWHPSRGFALHEDAWDEEAIELFALLKPVLDRPPEGSAWVIGQLGQSLDGCIATRSGDSNFVNGPEALVHLHRLRALCDAVIVGAGTAAMDNPQLTTRRVAGEHPVRVLIDPSLQLPPTLRVLSDRQAPTLLVCDATRAAEAAQRVGAEQVLGVPGLMKNADGPLDLRVLLPALQQRGLQVLFVEGGGVTVSRFIAQGCMDRLHLSVAPVLIGSGRPGLSLPPGAAMRECPRPAARVFRMGADVMWDLDLRAASSAR, encoded by the coding sequence GTGAATGCCCGCAACCTGCGTCCACCCCTGATGCAAGCCCCGCTCACGCTCCCCGGCATCGATGCGCTGTGGCCCCTGTGCCTGGAGATCGTGCGCCATCGCCGTGGCCTGGGCCCACGGCCGGTATCCGATGCGACGCGGCCCTTCACCTGGCATCCATCGCGCGGCTTCGCGCTTCACGAGGACGCGTGGGACGAAGAAGCCATCGAGCTCTTCGCGCTGCTCAAGCCCGTGCTCGACCGCCCGCCGGAAGGCAGCGCCTGGGTGATCGGCCAGTTGGGCCAGAGCCTCGACGGCTGCATCGCCACGCGCAGCGGCGACTCCAACTTCGTGAACGGGCCCGAGGCGCTGGTACATCTGCACCGGCTGCGAGCGCTTTGCGACGCCGTGATCGTCGGCGCCGGCACGGCTGCCATGGACAACCCGCAGCTCACGACGCGCCGCGTGGCGGGCGAACACCCGGTGCGGGTGCTGATCGACCCTTCGCTGCAGCTGCCCCCGACGCTGCGCGTGCTGTCGGACCGGCAGGCCCCCACGCTGCTGGTCTGCGATGCCACACGTGCGGCGGAGGCAGCGCAGCGCGTGGGCGCCGAGCAGGTGCTCGGCGTGCCCGGCCTGATGAAGAACGCGGACGGCCCGCTCGACCTGCGCGTGCTGCTGCCCGCATTGCAGCAACGCGGCCTGCAGGTGCTCTTCGTCGAAGGCGGCGGCGTCACCGTCTCACGCTTCATCGCGCAAGGGTGCATGGACCGGCTGCACCTCAGCGTTGCACCGGTGCTGATCGGCAGCGGGCGGCCGGGGCTGTCGTTGCCGCCCGGCGCGGCGATGCGGGAATGCCCGCGGCCTGCTGCGCGCGTGTTCCGCATGGGAGCGGATGTGATGTGGGACCTGGATCTGCGGGCAGCGAGTTCAGCGCGATGA
- a CDS encoding WD40/YVTN/BNR-like repeat-containing protein, producing MAQAPLNQASSTQASTPADQAAEIGSTGYVCNGTDGSIAASESNTLASVVGDAVAANCAGGSKVIAGVDGNANGVLDADEVSATSYICNCAGGPQVDVTGVAVQAQPNTCYIARNATAQVVVTLPASPAIGDVVRVRGAGLGGWKIAQNPGQAVDTKSLGGMAGANWTVRESNLPLSSVDGQGTVISRSRMVFSADGSTLAAAVSGGQIYTSTDNGASWTARESNRWWTSIASSTDGTKLVAVDGALGQLYTSTDSGVSWTPRESGRMWSSVASSVDGSKLVAAVDVGGQLYTSTDSGVSWTARESAHAWTSVASSADGSKLVAVAADDQIYTSIDSGVTWIARESSRPWYWVAASADASRMVAIAFGSKFFMSEASTTLGTGGSIGGTASDSIDLRYVGNGVFTVLSHEGSLAMQ from the coding sequence ATGGCCCAAGCACCGCTGAACCAAGCATCGTCGACCCAAGCATCGACACCGGCGGACCAAGCAGCCGAGATCGGCAGCACGGGCTACGTGTGCAACGGCACGGACGGCAGCATTGCCGCGAGCGAATCGAACACGCTGGCGAGCGTGGTCGGCGATGCCGTGGCTGCGAATTGCGCTGGCGGCAGCAAGGTGATTGCAGGGGTGGACGGCAACGCCAACGGCGTGCTGGATGCGGACGAAGTCAGCGCCACGAGCTACATCTGCAACTGCGCAGGGGGCCCCCAGGTCGACGTCACTGGCGTGGCGGTGCAGGCGCAGCCCAATACTTGCTACATCGCCCGCAACGCCACGGCGCAGGTGGTGGTGACATTGCCCGCCAGTCCGGCCATCGGCGACGTGGTGCGCGTTCGCGGTGCCGGCCTGGGCGGCTGGAAGATCGCGCAGAACCCCGGGCAGGCGGTGGACACGAAGAGCCTGGGCGGCATGGCCGGGGCCAACTGGACCGTGCGCGAATCCAATTTGCCCTTGTCGTCCGTCGATGGGCAGGGCACCGTCATCAGCCGGAGTCGCATGGTGTTCTCGGCCGACGGCAGCACGCTGGCTGCTGCGGTGTCCGGCGGCCAGATCTATACATCGACCGACAACGGCGCAAGCTGGACGGCGCGTGAGTCCAATAGATGGTGGACTTCCATCGCCTCCTCGACCGACGGCACAAAGCTTGTGGCGGTGGACGGCGCTCTCGGTCAGCTCTACACCTCGACCGACAGCGGTGTCAGCTGGACGCCGCGGGAGTCCGGTCGGATGTGGTCTTCCGTGGCCTCGTCCGTCGACGGCAGCAAGCTGGTCGCGGCAGTAGATGTTGGGGGCCAGCTCTACACCTCGACCGACAGCGGTGTCAGCTGGACGGCGCGCGAGTCCGCCCACGCATGGACCTCGGTGGCTTCGTCGGCGGATGGCAGCAAGCTGGTGGCGGTAGCGGCCGACGACCAGATCTACACCTCGATCGACAGCGGCGTGACTTGGATTGCGCGCGAGTCCAGCCGGCCGTGGTATTGGGTGGCTGCCTCGGCGGACGCCAGCAGAATGGTGGCCATCGCGTTCGGCTCTAAGTTCTTCATGTCCGAAGCATCGACCACCCTGGGCACGGGTGGCTCGATCGGCGGCACCGCGTCCGATTCCATCGACCTGCGATATGTCGGCAACGGTGTGTTTACCGTGCTGAGCCACGAAGGCAGCTTGGCGATGCAATAG
- a CDS encoding YceI family protein produces MKAPAARTLCAAFLLTLAAASARAESARYELDPEHLTVGFLVDHIGYAKVLGLFRAARGSYSFDEATAALSQVRIEIDTQSVFSNYAKRDQHLKSADFLNSAEFPRMVFTAANAKRTGERSFEIAGQLELLGRTQPLTLTATWNKSGPSPIDKAYIMGVSARGSFKRSAYGMRYGVDNGWVGDEVALIIEFEARRK; encoded by the coding sequence ATGAAAGCTCCCGCTGCCCGCACGCTGTGCGCGGCCTTCCTGCTGACGCTCGCCGCGGCATCCGCCCGCGCGGAGTCTGCGCGCTACGAGCTCGATCCCGAGCACCTCACGGTGGGCTTCCTGGTCGACCACATCGGCTATGCCAAGGTGCTGGGTCTGTTCCGCGCCGCGCGCGGCAGCTACAGCTTCGACGAAGCCACCGCCGCGCTCAGCCAGGTGCGCATCGAGATCGACACGCAAAGCGTGTTCAGCAACTACGCCAAGCGCGACCAGCATCTGAAGAGCGCCGACTTTCTCAACAGCGCCGAGTTCCCGCGCATGGTGTTCACCGCCGCCAATGCCAAGCGCACCGGCGAGCGCAGCTTCGAGATCGCGGGCCAGCTCGAGCTGCTGGGCCGCACGCAGCCGCTCACGCTCACGGCAACCTGGAACAAGAGCGGCCCCTCGCCCATCGACAAGGCCTACATCATGGGCGTCTCGGCGCGCGGCAGCTTCAAGCGCAGCGCCTACGGCATGCGCTACGGCGTCGACAACGGCTGGGTCGGCGACGAGGTGGCGCTGATCATCGAGTTCGAGGCCAGGCGCAAGTGA
- a CDS encoding glutathione S-transferase family protein, with amino-acid sequence MVVLYHCVSARSFRPLWMLEELGAPYDLRVLPFPPRAHQRSYLDINPLGTIPFLIDGDTRMTESAAICQYLAERLDPRNAKGLAVRPHEPGFGAWLNGLHQGEATLTFPQTLVLRYGRFEPDERKLPQVVEDYTRWFLARLRGIDAVLQHDEFLAAGRFTAADISVGYALMLAEQLHLGARLPAAVAAYWARLRQREGFRRALAAQHEAAVAQGVSPQDASID; translated from the coding sequence ATGGTCGTCCTCTACCACTGCGTCAGCGCCCGCTCCTTCCGACCGCTCTGGATGCTCGAAGAGCTGGGCGCGCCCTACGACCTGCGCGTGTTGCCTTTCCCGCCCCGCGCGCACCAGCGCAGCTACCTCGACATCAATCCGCTGGGCACCATCCCCTTCCTGATCGACGGCGACACGCGCATGACCGAGTCGGCCGCGATCTGCCAGTACCTGGCCGAACGCCTCGATCCTCGGAACGCCAAGGGTCTCGCCGTGCGCCCTCACGAGCCCGGCTTCGGCGCCTGGCTCAACGGCCTGCACCAGGGCGAGGCCACGCTGACCTTTCCGCAGACCCTCGTGCTGCGCTACGGCCGCTTCGAGCCGGACGAGCGCAAGCTGCCACAGGTGGTCGAGGACTACACCCGCTGGTTCCTCGCGCGGCTGCGCGGCATCGACGCCGTGCTGCAGCACGACGAGTTCCTCGCGGCCGGGCGCTTCACTGCCGCCGACATTTCGGTCGGGTATGCGCTGATGCTCGCCGAACAGTTGCACCTTGGTGCTCGACTGCCTGCGGCCGTAGCGGCCTATTGGGCGCGGCTCCGGCAGCGCGAAGGCTTTCGGCGCGCCCTTGCCGCGCAACATGAAGCCGCCGTGGCCCAGGGCGTGTCGCCGCAGGATGCCAGCATTGACTGA
- a CDS encoding glycosyltransferase family 4 protein — translation MTGSGQCSFLVPGDLGTRTGGYVYDRHIIEGLRARHWAVEVLSLGEGYPAPEAAALARAAHVVEALPDGALAVVDGLAFGVVPELVRQHAQRLDWVALVHHPLALETGLDAARRQALFESERRALAHARGVIVTSPSTARALADFDVEASRIVVVEPGTEAAPLATGSGGDALSLLCVATVTPRKGHALLVEALAGLKGRQWVLHCAGSLAMDPACVSALAQAIDAHGLRERVLLHGEQDEAGLRTLYAEADAFVLSSFHEGYGMALAEALAHGLPVISTRAGAIPDTVPDGAGMLVAPGDVAELRGALQRLMDDATWRAQLGAGARAARGDLPSWAQSSARFASALAGFGRQAALP, via the coding sequence TTGACCGGCTCAGGCCAGTGCAGCTTCCTGGTGCCGGGGGACCTGGGCACCCGCACCGGCGGCTACGTTTACGACCGCCACATCATCGAAGGCTTGCGTGCGCGGCACTGGGCGGTCGAGGTGCTGTCGCTGGGCGAGGGCTATCCGGCGCCGGAGGCCGCCGCGCTGGCGCGCGCCGCGCATGTTGTCGAGGCCCTGCCCGATGGCGCGCTGGCCGTCGTCGATGGCCTGGCCTTCGGTGTCGTGCCCGAACTCGTGCGGCAGCATGCGCAGCGGCTGGACTGGGTCGCGCTGGTCCACCATCCGCTTGCGCTCGAAACGGGGCTGGATGCCGCCCGGCGCCAAGCGCTTTTCGAGAGCGAGCGGCGTGCGCTCGCCCATGCGCGCGGCGTGATCGTGACCAGCCCGTCCACCGCGCGCGCGCTGGCGGACTTCGATGTCGAGGCCTCGCGCATCGTCGTGGTCGAGCCGGGCACCGAGGCGGCGCCGCTGGCCACGGGCTCGGGCGGCGATGCCTTGTCGCTGCTGTGCGTTGCGACCGTGACGCCGCGCAAGGGCCACGCGCTGTTGGTCGAGGCGCTGGCCGGATTGAAGGGCCGGCAATGGGTCCTGCATTGCGCCGGCAGCCTGGCGATGGACCCCGCCTGCGTTTCCGCGCTCGCGCAGGCCATCGACGCCCACGGCTTGCGCGAGCGCGTGCTGCTTCACGGCGAGCAGGACGAGGCGGGCCTGCGCACGCTCTACGCCGAGGCCGACGCCTTCGTGCTGTCTTCCTTCCACGAGGGCTATGGCATGGCGCTGGCCGAGGCGCTGGCGCATGGGCTGCCCGTGATCAGCACGCGCGCCGGGGCCATCCCGGATACCGTGCCGGATGGGGCGGGAATGCTGGTGGCGCCCGGCGATGTTGCCGAACTGCGCGGCGCGCTGCAGCGCTTGATGGACGATGCGACCTGGCGTGCACAGCTTGGCGCCGGCGCGCGCGCCGCGCGGGGCGACCTGCCGAGCTGGGCGCAAAGCAGCGCGCGCTTTGCATCGGCGCTGGCGGGCTTCGGGCGGCAGGCGGCTTTGCCATGA
- a CDS encoding 6-pyruvoyl trahydropterin synthase family protein — MYSVNVRDHFMIAHSFRGEAFGPAQRLHGATYVVDVELRRAELDADGMVVDIARATEVLRSVLAELNLRNLDDDPAFEGRNTTTEFMARVIFDRVAGRIAAGELGPHAGGLAAMRVRLNESHVAWAAYEAAL; from the coding sequence ATGTACAGCGTCAACGTCCGCGACCATTTCATGATTGCCCACAGCTTTCGAGGCGAGGCCTTCGGTCCGGCACAGCGCCTGCATGGCGCGACCTATGTGGTCGACGTGGAGTTGCGCCGCGCCGAACTCGACGCCGACGGCATGGTGGTCGACATCGCGCGCGCCACCGAGGTCCTGCGAAGCGTGCTGGCCGAGCTCAACCTGCGCAACCTCGACGATGACCCGGCCTTCGAGGGCCGCAACACCACCACCGAGTTCATGGCGCGCGTCATCTTCGATCGCGTGGCCGGGCGCATCGCGGCCGGCGAGCTCGGCCCGCATGCCGGCGGACTCGCGGCCATGCGCGTGCGGCTCAACGAATCGCACGTGGCGTGGGCTGCCTACGAGGCGGCGCTTTGA